From one Holophagales bacterium genomic stretch:
- a CDS encoding GerMN domain-containing protein — translation MPRRFALALLALLVLLLLGLFVGRRVHEARQKRQVAARPTPTRTIPPPPTPIPARLVSIWFESAEDERFHPEAREVPAAVDDVAFLRSLGAAVLEGPRHPDLLKPFPDGWTLRAAFRLADGLAVLDLAPPGLLPAAPLSPEATPTGPAGKDAAKGPEATPTQAPPAAVAEPPKRWETGSSEEIGAAQSLVLTVTKNLPSVSRVILLVGGEPVETLAGHVDLTHPLLPDLSRAADETPLVAPMPEPPASPVPAATPVPPSPKLPPVAAPRPAVRPTPQPARSSYRA, via the coding sequence ATGCCGCGCCGCTTCGCCCTCGCGCTCCTCGCGCTCCTCGTACTCCTCCTGCTGGGGCTCTTCGTCGGGAGGCGCGTCCACGAGGCACGGCAAAAACGGCAGGTGGCCGCGCGGCCGACGCCGACCCGCACGATTCCGCCGCCCCCGACACCGATCCCGGCGCGGCTCGTGTCGATCTGGTTCGAGTCGGCCGAGGATGAGCGCTTTCATCCCGAAGCGCGGGAGGTCCCGGCGGCGGTCGACGACGTCGCGTTCCTGCGGAGCCTCGGCGCGGCCGTCCTGGAGGGGCCCCGCCACCCGGACCTGCTGAAGCCCTTCCCCGACGGATGGACGCTGCGCGCCGCGTTCCGGCTCGCCGACGGCCTCGCGGTTCTCGACCTCGCCCCGCCCGGGCTCCTCCCTGCGGCCCCGCTCTCGCCCGAGGCCACGCCCACCGGGCCCGCGGGAAAGGACGCGGCGAAAGGGCCGGAGGCCACCCCGACGCAGGCGCCGCCAGCCGCGGTCGCCGAGCCGCCGAAGCGCTGGGAGACGGGTTCCTCGGAGGAGATCGGCGCCGCGCAGTCGCTCGTCCTGACCGTCACGAAGAACCTCCCGTCCGTGTCCCGCGTCATCCTCCTCGTCGGCGGCGAGCCGGTGGAGACGCTCGCCGGGCATGTCGACCTGACCCACCCGCTCCTTCCCGACCTCTCCCGTGCGGCCGACGAGACGCCGCTCGTGGCGCCGATGCCCGAGCCGCCGGCGTCACCGGTGCCCGCGGCGACGCCGGTTCCACCGTCCCCGAAGCTTCCTCCCGTCGCCGCGCCGCGTCCCGCGGTGCGCCCCACCCCGCAACCCGCCAGAAGCAGCTACCGCGCATGA
- a CDS encoding c-type cytochrome → MTATLNAADVVRRIALAAAAATLAASAAALAGETPKKPLTFGASPEVSRGKYLVAVMGCDDCHTPMKMGARGPEPDMTRRLSGHPRELKVPGGPPVDGKGWVWAGNATNTAFAGPWGVTYAVNLTSDATGIGAWTEANFVRAIKEGKHLGVGRPINPPMPWPAYRQATEDDLKAVYAYLKTVPPVKNAAPEYQPPQMAKK, encoded by the coding sequence ATGACCGCCACCCTCAACGCCGCCGACGTCGTCCGCCGCATCGCCCTCGCCGCCGCAGCAGCCACCCTCGCCGCGTCGGCCGCCGCCCTCGCCGGCGAGACGCCGAAGAAGCCCCTCACCTTCGGCGCCTCGCCCGAAGTCTCGCGCGGCAAGTACCTCGTCGCCGTCATGGGGTGCGACGACTGCCACACGCCGATGAAGATGGGCGCCCGCGGCCCCGAGCCCGACATGACCCGCCGCCTCTCCGGCCACCCGCGGGAGCTGAAGGTCCCGGGCGGTCCTCCCGTCGACGGGAAGGGCTGGGTCTGGGCCGGAAACGCCACGAACACGGCCTTCGCGGGCCCCTGGGGCGTCACCTACGCCGTGAACCTCACCTCCGACGCCACCGGCATCGGCGCGTGGACGGAAGCGAACTTCGTCCGCGCGATCAAGGAAGGCAAGCACCTCGGCGTGGGGCGGCCGATCAACCCGCCGATGCCCTGGCCCGCCTACCGCCAGGCGACCGAGGACGACCTCAAGGCCGTCTACGCCTACCTGAAGACCGTGCCGCCCGTGAAGAACGCCGCCCCCGAGTACCAGCCGCCGCAGATGGCGAAGAAGTGA
- a CDS encoding N-acetylmuramoyl-L-alanine amidase gives MSRPALLPRLALMAALAAAWPGLAVPAPPATFVQPAGSSLLVRATDADGKTFVSVGDVATALGGTLSYEAATASYELKVGPHTAVFGTETAIAVVDTKLVQLASPVRGEGSTAFADADFFSRVLSPLFGVTFSWDRVGRTLAARRVETPEIGVEATVSAFEGTTKVVFRFTKPPSFRVEKGDEQVVLRFPGVKLVPALPEMAVDDTRVARLFLRPSELAVVLKGKDLSTNVYPLAGPPRLVVDVTRGAPPPPVGFVPAPAASPVPGALVVPTPTPRPAPRVVVIDPGHGGTEEGARGPGGLLEKDVVLALSKTVREVLTARGYRVVTTRDSDASVGLQDRTAISNAAKADVFLSLHMNASRAASAHGTEVYYLSLDASDRAAAALAEAENEAEPTATPSAETNAALRDLDLILWDLAQNQHITASSRLAEIIQGDFNRLLGITTRGVKQAPFRVLIGVNAPAVLVEVAFISNLEEEQKIASEEFRRAVAETLAGSLDTFFRAAADAVAPVPFVPPPNGRR, from the coding sequence GTGTCCCGGCCCGCCCTCCTTCCGCGTCTGGCCCTCATGGCCGCCCTGGCCGCTGCGTGGCCCGGCCTCGCCGTCCCCGCACCGCCGGCCACGTTCGTCCAGCCGGCGGGCTCTTCGCTCCTCGTCCGGGCGACGGACGCCGACGGAAAGACGTTCGTCTCGGTGGGCGACGTCGCGACGGCGCTCGGCGGGACGCTGTCGTACGAGGCGGCCACCGCCTCCTACGAGCTGAAGGTCGGGCCGCACACCGCGGTCTTCGGGACGGAGACGGCCATCGCCGTCGTCGACACGAAGCTCGTCCAGCTCGCGTCCCCCGTGCGCGGCGAGGGCTCCACGGCCTTCGCCGACGCCGACTTCTTCAGCCGCGTCCTCTCGCCCCTGTTCGGCGTCACGTTCTCGTGGGACCGGGTCGGGCGCACGCTCGCCGCGCGGCGGGTGGAGACGCCGGAGATCGGCGTCGAGGCGACGGTGTCGGCCTTCGAGGGGACGACAAAGGTCGTCTTCCGCTTCACGAAGCCGCCGTCGTTCCGGGTGGAGAAGGGGGACGAGCAGGTCGTCCTGAGGTTCCCGGGAGTCAAGCTCGTGCCGGCCCTCCCCGAGATGGCGGTGGACGACACCCGGGTCGCGCGCCTGTTCCTGCGCCCGTCGGAGCTGGCGGTCGTCCTGAAGGGGAAGGACCTCTCCACGAACGTCTACCCGCTCGCGGGCCCGCCGCGCCTCGTCGTCGACGTGACGCGCGGGGCGCCGCCGCCGCCGGTCGGCTTCGTGCCCGCACCCGCCGCGAGCCCGGTCCCGGGCGCCCTCGTCGTGCCCACCCCCACGCCGCGGCCCGCGCCGCGCGTCGTCGTGATCGACCCGGGTCACGGCGGGACGGAAGAAGGGGCCAGGGGGCCGGGCGGACTGCTGGAGAAGGACGTGGTCCTCGCCCTGTCGAAAACGGTGCGCGAGGTCCTCACGGCCCGCGGCTACCGCGTCGTGACGACCCGCGACAGCGACGCCTCCGTGGGCCTGCAGGACCGGACGGCGATCTCCAACGCGGCAAAGGCCGACGTCTTCCTGTCGCTCCACATGAACGCGTCGCGGGCCGCGTCGGCGCACGGGACGGAGGTCTACTACCTCTCGCTCGACGCGTCCGACCGTGCCGCGGCCGCGCTCGCCGAGGCCGAGAACGAGGCGGAGCCGACGGCGACGCCCTCCGCCGAGACGAACGCGGCGCTGCGCGACCTCGACCTGATCCTCTGGGACCTCGCCCAGAACCAGCACATCACGGCGTCGAGCCGCCTCGCCGAGATCATCCAGGGCGACTTCAACCGCCTCCTCGGCATCACGACCCGCGGCGTCAAGCAGGCGCCGTTCCGCGTCCTGATCGGCGTCAACGCGCCGGCCGTCCTCGTGGAGGTCGCCTTCATCTCCAACCTCGAGGAGGAGCAGAAGATCGCCTCCGAGGAGTTCCGGAGAGCGGTGGCCGAGACCCTCGCGGGCTCCCTCGACACATTCTTCCGGGCTGCGGCCGACGCCGTCGCGCCGGTTCCGTTCGTCCCGCCGCCGAACGGGCGGCGCTGA
- the dusB gene encoding tRNA dihydrouridine synthase DusB, producing the protein MPLIYQSPGTRTCVVDPPLVLAPMAGITDGTYRLLLRRMGGVGLVTMEFVSSEGLTRGNRRTERLLRWEPEERPLSIQIYGADATRMAEAARRVEEEGVDVCDINMGCPANKILKGCAGAGLMRDLERAKGIIAACRKALPTTPLTVKFRAGITEETLNFAELGRICEGEGVAAVALHPRTAKQMYSGRADWSRIARLKEAVRIPVVGNGDVETPEDVPRMLRETGCDAVMIGRATMKNPWIFRQAADLLAGRTYRVATLEERRDVILQHFRLIREAEEDIPKRMMGKLKTFTGWYTHGVPRGTELRRQIQSLPSPEAFLEAVESFFGLRIDEREGRASAPEVYDAPSGSPVLA; encoded by the coding sequence ATGCCGCTCATCTACCAGAGCCCCGGGACGCGCACCTGTGTCGTCGACCCTCCGCTGGTCCTCGCGCCGATGGCGGGAATCACGGACGGGACGTACCGCCTGCTCCTGCGGCGGATGGGGGGCGTCGGCCTCGTCACGATGGAGTTCGTCTCCTCCGAGGGCCTGACCCGCGGCAACCGCCGCACCGAGCGGCTCCTCCGGTGGGAGCCCGAGGAACGCCCCCTCTCCATCCAGATCTACGGTGCCGACGCCACGCGCATGGCCGAGGCCGCCCGGCGGGTCGAGGAGGAAGGGGTCGACGTCTGCGACATCAACATGGGCTGCCCGGCGAACAAGATCCTGAAGGGATGCGCCGGAGCGGGGCTGATGCGGGACCTCGAGCGTGCGAAGGGGATCATCGCGGCGTGCCGCAAGGCGCTGCCGACGACGCCGCTCACGGTGAAGTTCCGGGCCGGGATCACGGAGGAGACGCTCAACTTCGCCGAGCTCGGGAGGATCTGCGAGGGGGAAGGGGTCGCCGCCGTCGCCCTGCACCCGCGGACGGCGAAGCAGATGTACTCGGGACGCGCCGACTGGAGCCGGATCGCCCGGCTGAAGGAGGCGGTGCGGATCCCGGTCGTCGGCAACGGCGACGTGGAGACGCCCGAGGACGTTCCGAGGATGCTCCGCGAGACGGGGTGCGACGCGGTGATGATCGGGCGGGCGACGATGAAGAATCCCTGGATCTTCCGGCAGGCGGCCGACCTCCTCGCCGGCAGGACTTACCGCGTGGCGACGCTGGAGGAGAGGCGCGACGTCATCCTTCAGCACTTCCGGCTGATCCGGGAGGCGGAGGAGGACATCCCGAAGCGGATGATGGGAAAGCTGAAGACGTTCACCGGCTGGTACACGCACGGCGTCCCCCGGGGGACGGAGCTGCGCCGCCAGATTCAGTCGCTCCCGAGCCCCGAGGCGTTCCTGGAGGCCGTGGAGTCGTTCTTCGGCCTGCGGATCGACGAGCGGGAGGGCCGGGCGTCCGCTCCGGAGGTCTACGATGCGCCATCGGGAAGCCCGGTTCTTGCGTAA
- the rph gene encoding ribonuclease PH: MARLDGRSPLQLRPMSLECGVVPHAEGSCLIVQGKTKVLVVATLEQKIPPFLRDAGEGWVTAEYGMLPRATLERSPREGAKGKQTGRTLEIQRLIGRALRGVADRTTFPDWTVTLDCDVLVADAGTRCASVTGGWVALALALETLRKRGGLKKRPFREAVAAISVGVLPDRERPEGLVALDLDYSEDSTAHVDLNVVGTSTGRYVEVQGTAEREPFDDKRLREMLTVAKRGCRRLFRAQRKALEGRVPDDWLPPA; encoded by the coding sequence ATGGCTCGCCTCGACGGTCGCTCCCCGCTCCAGCTCCGCCCCATGTCCCTCGAGTGCGGCGTCGTGCCGCACGCCGAGGGCTCGTGCCTCATCGTCCAGGGAAAGACGAAGGTCCTCGTCGTCGCGACGCTCGAGCAGAAGATCCCGCCGTTCCTGCGCGATGCGGGCGAGGGATGGGTCACCGCCGAGTACGGGATGCTCCCCCGCGCGACCCTCGAGCGGTCGCCGAGGGAAGGCGCCAAGGGAAAGCAGACGGGGCGCACGCTCGAGATCCAGCGGCTCATCGGGCGCGCGCTGCGCGGCGTGGCCGACCGGACGACGTTCCCGGACTGGACCGTGACGCTCGACTGCGACGTCCTCGTCGCCGACGCCGGCACGCGCTGCGCCTCGGTGACGGGCGGGTGGGTCGCCCTCGCGCTCGCCCTCGAGACGCTTCGCAAGAGGGGCGGGCTGAAGAAGCGCCCCTTCCGCGAGGCGGTCGCGGCGATCTCGGTCGGCGTCCTGCCCGACCGCGAGCGTCCCGAGGGCCTCGTCGCGCTCGACCTCGACTACTCCGAGGACTCCACCGCGCACGTCGACCTGAACGTCGTCGGCACGTCCACCGGGCGCTACGTCGAGGTGCAGGGGACGGCCGAGCGCGAGCCGTTCGACGACAAGCGCCTCCGCGAGATGCTCACGGTGGCCAAGCGGGGCTGCCGGCGCCTCTTCCGCGCGCAGCGCAAGGCGCTCGAAGGGCGCGTCCCGGACGACTGGCTGCCGCCCGCCTGA
- a CDS encoding pyridoxamine 5'-phosphate oxidase family protein, with amino-acid sequence MKAPENLAALVEGLVAVHVATRDDAFVPDEVMAAAALPSADGRSLTVYLPVATSETSLANLRANGAIAVVLSQPLTHRTVQLKGRVETLRTAREEERTGVERMAAAFDTEVEVIGLPPAVVRRRTRWPCHAATFVVSEAYEQTPGPRAGEPIVGGEAS; translated from the coding sequence GTGAAAGCTCCGGAAAACCTGGCGGCCCTGGTCGAGGGGCTCGTCGCGGTGCACGTGGCCACGCGCGACGACGCGTTCGTCCCCGACGAGGTGATGGCCGCCGCCGCCCTGCCCTCGGCCGACGGCCGAAGCCTGACCGTGTACCTTCCCGTCGCGACGTCGGAAACGAGCCTCGCGAACCTGCGCGCCAACGGGGCGATCGCGGTCGTCCTCTCGCAGCCCCTGACGCACCGCACGGTCCAGCTGAAGGGACGGGTCGAGACGCTCCGGACCGCCCGCGAGGAGGAGCGGACCGGAGTCGAGCGGATGGCGGCGGCATTCGACACCGAGGTGGAGGTGATCGGACTCCCTCCCGCCGTCGTCAGGCGCCGGACGAGGTGGCCCTGCCACGCGGCGACGTTCGTCGTCAGCGAGGCCTACGAGCAGACACCGGGTCCGCGCGCGGGAGAGCCGATCGTGGGAGGGGAAGCCTCGTGA
- a CDS encoding GAF domain-containing protein, translating to MGKLPALGRCFQGIIPGSLATCGLDGTPNVTYLSQIRQVDDRHVAISRQFFNKTSRNLEENPRATATVIDPITFEEWKLGLRYVRSETDTPLFVEMALRIEAIASHTGMKGIFRLLSADVCEVEWIRPVDGFLEPATKEKCDAPALVDGPMTEIRALSVVSCRINRAVDLESLFFDALAALDEVLGFRHSMLLLLDEKGRTLVTISSHGYGGSGVGAEVSVAQGLIGTVAATGAPLRLSGMESLLRYSRAVRGTIEAAGGGPQLRREIPLPGLPDAESQLALPLLVEDRLIGVLALESRDPLAFEEWHEEFLLVLANQIAIGIDRLSEPAEDEAAPVPKPAAIPRADKPRRTFLYYPADDCVFVDGEYLIRNVPGKILWKLLRARTDEGRREFTNRELRLDPSLGLPAVKDNLETRLILLRKRLETKCPDVRLVPVMRGRFALEVDGEIQLEERAAG from the coding sequence ATCGGGAAGCTCCCCGCCCTCGGGCGCTGCTTCCAGGGAATCATCCCCGGGTCGCTCGCCACGTGCGGCCTCGACGGGACGCCGAACGTCACCTACCTGAGCCAGATTCGCCAGGTCGACGACCGGCATGTCGCCATCTCGAGGCAGTTCTTCAACAAGACGAGCCGCAACCTCGAGGAGAACCCGCGCGCGACGGCCACCGTCATCGACCCGATCACGTTCGAGGAGTGGAAGCTCGGTCTCCGGTACGTGCGGTCGGAGACGGACACGCCCCTCTTCGTGGAGATGGCCCTGCGGATCGAGGCGATCGCCTCGCACACGGGGATGAAAGGGATCTTCAGGCTCCTGTCGGCCGACGTCTGCGAGGTGGAGTGGATCCGGCCGGTCGACGGGTTCCTGGAGCCCGCGACGAAGGAGAAATGCGACGCGCCGGCGCTGGTCGATGGTCCGATGACCGAGATCCGCGCGCTCTCCGTCGTCTCCTGCCGCATCAACCGGGCGGTCGACCTCGAGTCGCTCTTCTTCGACGCCCTCGCCGCGCTCGACGAGGTCCTCGGCTTTCGCCACTCGATGCTCCTGCTGCTCGACGAGAAGGGGCGGACGCTCGTGACGATCTCGAGCCACGGATACGGCGGGAGCGGCGTCGGAGCGGAAGTGTCGGTGGCGCAGGGACTCATCGGGACGGTCGCGGCGACGGGTGCGCCGCTGCGCCTCTCGGGGATGGAGTCGCTGCTGCGTTACTCGCGCGCCGTGCGCGGGACGATCGAGGCGGCGGGAGGAGGCCCCCAGCTTCGCCGCGAGATCCCGCTTCCCGGCTTGCCCGACGCCGAGAGTCAGCTCGCGCTGCCGCTCCTCGTCGAGGACCGGCTCATCGGGGTCCTCGCGCTCGAGAGCCGCGACCCGCTCGCCTTCGAGGAGTGGCACGAGGAGTTCCTCCTCGTCCTGGCGAACCAGATCGCCATCGGCATCGACCGGCTCTCCGAGCCGGCGGAGGATGAGGCGGCACCGGTGCCGAAGCCGGCGGCGATCCCGCGGGCCGACAAGCCGCGCCGGACCTTCCTCTACTACCCGGCCGACGACTGCGTCTTCGTGGACGGCGAGTACCTGATCCGCAACGTTCCCGGGAAGATCCTCTGGAAGCTTCTCCGCGCCCGCACGGACGAGGGACGGCGGGAGTTCACGAACCGCGAGCTGAGGCTCGACCCCTCGCTGGGACTGCCGGCCGTCAAGGACAACCTCGAGACGCGGCTCATCCTGCTGCGCAAGAGGCTGGAGACGAAGTGCCCCGACGTCCGGCTCGTTCCCGTGATGCGCGGCCGCTTCGCCCTCGAGGTGGACGGCGAGATCCAGCTCGAGGAGCGCGCTGCCGGCTGA
- a CDS encoding alpha/beta fold hydrolase, translated as MSRTVLLLHGLGGSAQDWAAAAAALPKGLSPLALDFPGFGGSTRPHDSYDPASLARWVLGEMDDRGVETAVVVGHSLGGRVAGELAVLAPKRILALGLVSPLGAVTYGFTATLKWKAMSRAALVSSAPDTSMRNALGYGFAVDGAGKKGFVTRGMAARTGPRAPAALRALERSVDGLLAAPPLSKRLAGTKVPLLLVTGAEDPLAPPKDVETILDARADAKITRLAGVGHYAPIEAPKDVAKLIAELAKKA; from the coding sequence GTGAGCCGTACCGTCCTGCTCCTGCACGGTCTCGGCGGCTCGGCCCAGGACTGGGCCGCGGCGGCGGCGGCGCTTCCGAAGGGTCTTTCGCCCCTGGCCCTCGACTTCCCCGGCTTCGGCGGGTCCACGCGCCCGCACGACAGCTACGACCCCGCCTCTCTCGCGCGCTGGGTCCTCGGCGAGATGGACGATCGCGGCGTGGAAACGGCGGTCGTCGTCGGCCACTCGCTCGGGGGCCGCGTCGCGGGCGAGCTCGCGGTCCTGGCGCCGAAGAGAATCCTGGCCCTCGGGCTCGTCTCGCCTCTCGGCGCGGTGACCTACGGCTTCACCGCCACTCTCAAGTGGAAGGCGATGTCGCGCGCCGCGCTCGTCAGCTCGGCGCCGGACACGTCCATGAGGAACGCCCTCGGCTACGGCTTCGCCGTCGACGGCGCCGGGAAGAAGGGTTTCGTGACGCGCGGGATGGCGGCGCGGACCGGCCCTCGCGCCCCGGCTGCGCTCCGGGCGCTCGAACGCTCGGTGGACGGGCTCCTCGCCGCGCCGCCCCTCTCGAAACGGCTCGCCGGGACGAAGGTCCCGCTCCTCCTCGTGACCGGCGCGGAAGACCCGCTCGCGCCTCCGAAGGACGTCGAGACGATCCTCGATGCCCGGGCCGACGCGAAAATCACCCGCCTCGCCGGCGTCGGCCACTACGCCCCGATCGAGGCGCCGAAGGACGTCGCGAAGCTGATCGCGGAGCTGGCGAAGAAGGCCTGA
- a CDS encoding glycerophosphodiester phosphodiesterase gives MNVFRSQAPLVVARRGSTRDAVENTIEAFDQAEADGADALHLDVRLTADGEVVVSAEAEVVLGNRRLPIASLYLPELLSVTLTKGEKSGAVPLLRDVLTRYGHDGRFLVELKPGPAPRPGLLEFRVAALLTQFNALERSIVASSAPEPLRRTRETQPAMETAFCYDGTVYRPEGRLWPNLPNGCRGIAPAVALASERLFAEAKAEEIAVHVATVNDPEEAVRFARLGAASLVTDDVPAVVAALRAAGLTRPNALAPA, from the coding sequence ATGAACGTCTTCCGAAGCCAAGCGCCCCTCGTCGTCGCCCGCCGCGGTTCGACCCGCGACGCCGTCGAGAACACGATCGAGGCCTTCGACCAGGCCGAGGCCGACGGTGCCGACGCCCTCCACCTCGACGTCCGCCTCACGGCTGACGGTGAGGTCGTCGTATCCGCCGAGGCGGAAGTCGTTCTCGGCAACCGGCGGCTCCCTATCGCCTCCCTCTACCTTCCCGAGCTCCTCTCCGTCACGCTGACGAAGGGCGAGAAGAGCGGTGCGGTCCCGCTGCTGCGCGACGTCCTCACGCGCTACGGCCACGACGGCCGCTTCCTCGTCGAGCTCAAGCCCGGCCCCGCGCCGCGTCCCGGCCTCCTCGAGTTCCGTGTCGCCGCGCTCCTGACGCAGTTCAACGCCCTCGAGAGGAGCATCGTCGCGAGCTCCGCCCCGGAGCCTCTGCGGCGGACGCGCGAGACGCAGCCGGCCATGGAAACGGCGTTCTGCTACGACGGCACGGTCTACCGGCCCGAGGGGCGCCTCTGGCCGAACCTGCCGAACGGCTGCCGCGGCATCGCGCCGGCCGTCGCGCTCGCCTCCGAGCGCCTGTTCGCCGAGGCGAAGGCCGAGGAGATCGCCGTCCACGTCGCGACGGTGAACGACCCCGAGGAGGCCGTCCGCTTCGCGCGCCTCGGCGCCGCCTCCCTCGTCACCGACGACGTACCGGCCGTCGTGGCCGCCCTCCGCGCAGCCGGCCTCACCCGCCCGAACGCGCTCGCCCCGGCCTGA
- a CDS encoding glutamate racemase, translating into MTDERPIGLFDSGVGGLTVLDAVARRLPSENLLYLGDTARLPYGTKSVETVRRYARRAVSLLLSRGVKALVVACNTASALALDAIVEEAGDVPVVGVVGPGARAALARAGGLSGPAAEAPIAVLATEATVASDAYGRAIRSLDPFRTVMNVACPLFVPLAEEGWTENDVARAAARLYLAPVVEARARVVVLGCTHYPLLSTTIAAALPEGTLLVDSAASTAVELDTLLGASARREGGPGETHLLVTDASERLRRVAGRFLGREAAVLELVDLP; encoded by the coding sequence ATGACCGACGAACGTCCCATCGGCCTCTTCGACTCCGGCGTCGGCGGGCTCACCGTCCTCGACGCCGTCGCCCGCCGCCTGCCTTCGGAGAACCTCCTCTACCTCGGAGACACGGCGCGCCTGCCCTACGGCACGAAGTCGGTCGAGACCGTGCGCCGGTACGCCCGCCGTGCCGTCTCGCTCCTCCTCTCGCGCGGGGTCAAGGCGCTCGTCGTGGCGTGCAACACGGCCTCGGCCCTCGCGCTCGACGCCATCGTCGAGGAGGCCGGGGACGTTCCCGTCGTGGGCGTCGTCGGGCCGGGAGCCCGCGCGGCGCTGGCGCGGGCGGGCGGCCTGAGCGGCCCCGCCGCCGAGGCGCCGATCGCCGTCCTGGCCACGGAGGCGACGGTCGCCTCCGACGCCTACGGCCGTGCCATCCGCTCGCTCGACCCGTTCCGCACGGTGATGAACGTCGCCTGCCCGCTGTTCGTCCCGCTCGCGGAAGAAGGATGGACGGAGAACGACGTCGCGCGCGCCGCCGCGCGGCTCTACCTCGCCCCCGTCGTCGAGGCGAGGGCCCGCGTCGTCGTCCTCGGCTGCACGCACTACCCGCTCCTCTCCACGACGATCGCCGCCGCCCTCCCCGAGGGGACGCTCCTCGTCGACTCGGCGGCCTCCACGGCGGTCGAGCTCGACACGCTCCTCGGCGCCAGCGCGCGCCGCGAGGGCGGGCCTGGCGAGACGCACCTGCTCGTCACCGACGCCTCCGAGCGCCTGCGCCGCGTGGCCGGGCGCTTCCTCGGCCGCGAGGCGGCGGTCCTGGAGCTCGTCGACCTGCCGTAA